In the Klebsiella aerogenes KCTC 2190 genome, one interval contains:
- the lptC gene encoding LPS export ABC transporter periplasmic protein LptC: MSKTRRWVIILLSLVALILIGLNLASTDDTATVAVNPNDPTYKSEHTDTVVYSPEGALSYRLIAEHVEYFSEQEVSWFTNPVMTTFDTNKVPTWSIRADKAKLTNDRMLYLYGHVEVDALSPDSQLRKITTDNAQVNLVTQDVTSDDMVTLYGTTFNSSGLKMRGNLRSKNAELIEKVRTSYEIQNKQTQP; the protein is encoded by the coding sequence ATGAGTAAAACCAGACGTTGGGTTATCATCTTACTATCGCTGGTCGCGTTGATCCTGATCGGCCTGAACCTGGCAAGTACGGACGACACCGCGACCGTCGCGGTCAATCCTAACGATCCGACGTATAAAAGCGAGCATACCGATACCGTGGTGTACAGCCCGGAAGGCGCGCTGAGCTATCGTCTGATAGCCGAGCATGTCGAATACTTTTCCGAACAAGAAGTATCGTGGTTCACCAATCCGGTGATGACCACCTTTGATACCAATAAGGTTCCGACCTGGTCAATCAGAGCGGATAAAGCCAAGTTAACCAACGACCGTATGCTGTATCTTTACGGCCATGTTGAGGTCGACGCGTTGAGCCCCGACTCTCAACTGCGCAAAATTACCACCGATAACGCGCAGGTAAACCTGGTGACCCAGGATGTAACCTCTGACGATATGGTGACGTTGTACGGAACAACATTTAATTCCAGCGGCCTGAAAATGCGCGGGAACCTACGCAGCAAAAATGCCGAGCTGATTGAAAAGGTTAGAACCTCTTATGAAATTCAGAACAAACAAACTCAGCCTTAA
- the kdsD gene encoding arabinose-5-phosphate isomerase KdsD, which yields MSQIDLPTDFDFQQAGRQVLEIEREGLAQLDQYINEDFTRACETIFRCGGKVVVMGMGKSGHIGRKMAATFASTGTSAFFVHPGEAAHGDLGMVTPQDVVIALSNSGESNEILALIPVLKRQQVPLICVTSRPDSSMARAADIHLCVKVPKEACPLGLAPTSSTTAALVMGDALAVALLEARGFTAEDFALSHPGGALGRKLLLRVNDIMHTGDEIPHVGLQATLRDALLEITRKNLGMTAICDDEMNIIGIFTDGDLRRVFDTGVDMRNASIAEVMTPGGIRIRPGMLAVDALNLMQSRHITCVLVADGDRLLGVVHMHDLLRAGVV from the coding sequence ATGTCGCAAATAGATTTGCCAACGGATTTTGACTTTCAACAGGCAGGACGTCAGGTTCTGGAAATTGAACGTGAAGGTCTGGCCCAGCTCGATCAGTATATTAATGAAGATTTCACCCGCGCCTGTGAGACGATTTTCCGCTGCGGCGGTAAGGTCGTAGTGATGGGTATGGGCAAATCCGGGCATATCGGGCGCAAAATGGCGGCGACCTTCGCCAGTACCGGCACCTCGGCTTTTTTTGTCCATCCCGGTGAAGCCGCTCACGGCGATTTGGGGATGGTGACGCCGCAGGATGTGGTCATCGCGTTATCTAATTCCGGTGAATCTAATGAAATCCTGGCGTTGATTCCGGTGCTTAAACGCCAGCAGGTGCCGCTTATCTGCGTCACCAGCCGTCCGGATAGCAGCATGGCGCGCGCCGCCGATATTCATCTGTGTGTGAAAGTGCCGAAAGAGGCCTGTCCGCTAGGGCTGGCGCCGACCTCCAGCACCACCGCCGCGCTGGTGATGGGTGACGCCCTCGCCGTGGCGCTGCTCGAAGCGCGCGGCTTTACCGCCGAAGATTTCGCCCTGTCGCACCCCGGCGGCGCACTCGGTCGTAAGCTGCTGCTGCGGGTCAATGATATTATGCATACTGGCGACGAGATCCCCCACGTCGGCCTGCAGGCTACCCTGCGCGACGCGCTGCTGGAAATCACCCGCAAAAATCTGGGCATGACGGCCATCTGCGATGACGAGATGAATATCATCGGCATCTTCACCGATGGCGACCTGCGCCGCGTCTTCGATACCGGCGTCGATATGCGCAACGCCAGCATCGCTGAAGTCATGACCCCAGGCGGGATCCGCATTCGTCCAGGCATGCTGGCGGTAGATGCGCTCAACCTGATGCAGTCCCGCCATATCACCTGCGTGCTGGTTGCCGATGGCGACCGGCTGCTAGGTGTGGTACATATGCACGATCTGCTGCGCGCTGGCGTAGTGTAA
- a CDS encoding calcium/sodium antiporter, with protein MLLATALLIIGLLLVVYSADRLVYAASILCRMMGIPPLIIGMTVVSIGTSLPEIIVSTAASLHGQTDLAIGTALGSNITNILLILGLAALLHPFTVHSDILRRELPLMLLVSLLAGFVLYDGQLSRLDGLFLLALAILWLVFTLKIARLAERQGSDSLTREQLAELPRGGSLPVALLWLGVAMIVMPMATRMVVDNATVLANYFAISELTVGLTVIAIGTSLPELATAIAGARKGEDDIAIGNIIGANILNLVLVLGLPALIAPGAFPAEAFTRDYSVMLLVSAIFALLCWRRKRQPGRVAGALLVGGFMVWLAVLFCSAPYFVE; from the coding sequence ATGCTCTTAGCAACGGCTCTGTTAATAATTGGTTTACTGCTGGTAGTTTACAGCGCCGATCGTCTGGTATACGCCGCTTCAATACTGTGTCGCATGATGGGGATCCCGCCGCTCATCATCGGCATGACGGTCGTGAGCATCGGTACCAGCCTGCCGGAGATCATCGTTTCCACCGCCGCCTCCCTTCACGGGCAAACCGATCTGGCGATCGGTACGGCGTTGGGATCCAATATTACGAATATTCTATTAATTCTCGGTCTTGCCGCCCTGCTCCATCCATTTACCGTGCATTCTGATATCCTGCGCCGCGAATTGCCGCTAATGTTGCTGGTCAGTTTACTGGCGGGATTTGTGCTCTATGATGGCCAGCTCTCGCGTCTGGACGGGCTGTTTTTACTGGCACTGGCCATACTGTGGCTGGTGTTTACCCTAAAAATAGCGCGCCTGGCGGAACGTCAGGGTAGCGATAGCCTGACCCGGGAACAGCTGGCGGAGCTACCGCGCGGCGGTTCGCTACCCGTCGCCCTGCTGTGGCTTGGGGTGGCGATGATCGTCATGCCGATGGCCACCCGTATGGTGGTGGATAACGCCACGGTGCTGGCGAACTATTTCGCCATTAGCGAACTGACGGTGGGCTTAACGGTCATTGCTATCGGCACCAGCCTGCCGGAACTGGCCACCGCTATCGCCGGCGCACGAAAAGGGGAAGACGATATCGCCATCGGGAATATCATTGGCGCCAATATCCTTAATCTCGTGCTGGTGCTCGGGCTGCCGGCGTTAATCGCCCCTGGCGCCTTCCCTGCTGAAGCTTTTACGCGCGACTACAGCGTGATGCTGCTGGTCAGCGCGATCTTCGCGCTGCTGTGCTGGCGGCGTAAACGGCAGCCGGGGCGCGTAGCGGGCGCCTTGCTGGTCGGCGGCTTTATGGTTTGGTTGGCGGTGCTGTTCTGTTCAGCGCCGTACTTCGTTGAATGA
- the rpoN gene encoding RNA polymerase factor sigma-54, whose amino-acid sequence MKQGLQLRLSQQLAMTPQLQQAIRLLQLSTLELQQELQQALESNPLLEQTDLHEEVETTEAEDRESLDTVDALEQKEMPDELPLDASWDEIYTAGTPSGNGVDYQDDELPIYQGETTQSLQDYLMWQVELTPFTDTDRAIATSIVDAVDDTGYLTISIQDIVDSIEDDEIGLEEVEAVLKRVQRFDPVGVAARDLRDCLLIQLSQFAKETPWLEEARLIISEHLDLLANHDFRSLMRVTRLKEDVLKEAVCLIQSLDPRPGQSIQTSEPEYVIPDVLVRKVNGRWVVELNSDSIPRLKINQQYAAMGNNARNDADSQFIRSNLQEARWLIKSLESRNDTLLRVSRCIVEQQQAFFEQGEEFMKPMVLADIAQAVEMHESTISRVTTQKYLHSPRGIFELKYFFSSHVNTEGGGEASSTAIRALVKKLIAAENPAKPLSDSKLTTMLSDQGIMVARRTVAKYRESLSIPPSNQRKQLV is encoded by the coding sequence ATGAAGCAAGGTTTGCAATTAAGGCTAAGCCAACAGCTTGCCATGACGCCCCAACTGCAGCAGGCCATCCGCTTGTTGCAGCTGTCCACGTTAGAACTCCAGCAAGAACTCCAGCAGGCGCTGGAGAGTAACCCGTTGCTTGAGCAAACCGATCTTCACGAAGAGGTTGAAACCACAGAAGCCGAGGACCGCGAGTCTCTGGATACCGTCGACGCGCTCGAACAAAAAGAGATGCCGGACGAGCTCCCGCTGGACGCCAGCTGGGATGAAATCTACACCGCCGGCACGCCGTCGGGTAATGGCGTCGACTACCAGGACGATGAACTGCCGATCTATCAGGGTGAGACCACCCAAAGCCTGCAGGATTATCTGATGTGGCAGGTCGAGCTCACGCCATTCACCGATACCGACCGCGCGATAGCCACCTCCATCGTCGATGCCGTTGACGATACCGGCTACCTCACTATTTCCATTCAGGACATTGTCGACAGTATCGAAGATGATGAAATTGGTCTTGAGGAAGTTGAAGCGGTACTCAAGCGCGTACAGCGTTTCGATCCGGTCGGCGTCGCCGCCAGGGATCTCCGTGACTGCCTGCTGATCCAGCTTTCACAATTTGCCAAAGAGACGCCGTGGCTGGAAGAAGCCAGGTTGATTATCAGCGAGCATCTTGATCTCCTGGCCAACCACGATTTCCGTAGCCTGATGCGCGTCACTCGCTTGAAAGAAGACGTTCTGAAAGAGGCGGTTTGCCTGATCCAGTCGCTGGATCCGCGCCCGGGTCAGTCCATTCAAACCAGCGAGCCGGAATACGTGATCCCGGATGTACTGGTGCGCAAGGTTAACGGCCGCTGGGTCGTCGAGCTCAATTCCGACAGCATTCCGCGGCTGAAGATTAATCAGCAATACGCGGCGATGGGCAATAATGCGCGCAACGACGCCGACAGCCAGTTTATCCGCAGCAACCTGCAAGAAGCCCGCTGGCTGATTAAGAGCCTTGAGAGCCGTAACGATACCCTGCTGCGGGTCAGCCGCTGCATCGTCGAACAACAGCAGGCCTTCTTTGAACAGGGTGAAGAATTTATGAAACCGATGGTGCTGGCGGATATCGCCCAGGCCGTCGAGATGCATGAATCAACCATTTCACGCGTTACCACGCAAAAATATCTGCACAGTCCACGCGGTATTTTTGAGTTGAAGTATTTCTTCTCCAGCCACGTCAATACCGAAGGCGGCGGTGAAGCCTCGTCTACCGCCATTCGTGCGCTGGTGAAGAAGTTAATCGCCGCGGAGAACCCCGCGAAGCCGTTGAGCGACAGCAAGCTCACCACCATGCTCTCCGATCAGGGTATTATGGTGGCGCGGCGCACTGTTGCTAAGTACCGAGAGTCTTTATCCATTCCGCCGTCAAACCAGCGCAAACAACTGGTCTGA
- the lptA gene encoding lipopolysaccharide ABC transporter substrate-binding protein LptA — MKFRTNKLSLNIALASALLAASLPALAKTGDTDQPIHIESDQQSLDMQGNVVTFTGNVVVTQGTIKINADKVVVTRPGGEKGKEVIDGFGNPATFYQMQDNGKPVKGRASKMHYELQNDFVVLTGNAHLEQLDSNIQGDKITYLVKEQKMQAFSNKGGRVTTVLVPSQLQDKSGDQQKKGK, encoded by the coding sequence ATGAAATTCAGAACAAACAAACTCAGCCTTAACATTGCGCTCGCAAGCGCGCTTCTGGCCGCCAGCCTGCCGGCTCTGGCAAAAACCGGCGATACCGATCAGCCGATTCACATCGAGTCCGATCAGCAGTCGTTGGATATGCAGGGCAACGTCGTGACCTTCACCGGCAACGTGGTCGTCACCCAGGGGACCATTAAAATCAATGCCGACAAAGTCGTGGTTACCCGCCCTGGCGGTGAAAAAGGCAAAGAGGTGATCGACGGTTTCGGCAATCCGGCCACCTTCTATCAGATGCAGGACAACGGCAAGCCGGTGAAAGGCCGCGCGTCGAAAATGCATTATGAACTGCAGAACGATTTCGTGGTACTGACCGGCAACGCGCATCTGGAACAGCTGGATAGCAATATTCAGGGCGACAAAATCACCTATCTGGTGAAAGAGCAGAAAATGCAGGCCTTCAGCAACAAAGGCGGTCGCGTGACTACGGTGCTGGTACCTTCGCAGTTGCAGGACAAAAGCGGCGATCAGCAGAAGAAAGGTAAGTAA
- the rapZ gene encoding RNase adapter RapZ yields MVLMIVSGRSGSGKSVALRALEDMGFYCVDNLPVVLLPELARTLADRDISAAVSIDVRNMPESPEIFEQAMQNLPESFSPQLLFLDADRNTLIRRYSDTRRLHPLSSKNLSLESAIDEESDLLEPLRSRADLIVDTSEMSVHELAEMLRTRLLGKRERELTMVFESFGFKHGIPIDADYVFDVRFLPNPHWDPKLRPMTGLDKPVAAFLDRHTEVHNFIYQTRSYLELWLPMLETNNRSYLTVAIGCTGGKHRSVYIAEQLADYFRSRGKNVQSRHRTLEKRKS; encoded by the coding sequence ATGGTACTGATGATCGTCAGCGGCCGCTCTGGCTCGGGGAAATCCGTCGCCCTGCGAGCGCTGGAAGATATGGGCTTCTACTGTGTGGATAACCTGCCGGTAGTGCTGTTGCCTGAGCTGGCGCGAACGCTGGCCGACCGCGATATCTCTGCGGCCGTCAGCATTGACGTGCGCAATATGCCGGAATCACCGGAAATCTTTGAACAAGCGATGCAGAATCTGCCGGAATCCTTCTCCCCGCAGCTGCTGTTCCTTGATGCCGACCGCAACACCCTGATCCGCCGCTACAGCGATACCCGTCGCTTACATCCGCTCTCCAGCAAGAATCTGTCGCTTGAAAGCGCGATCGACGAAGAGAGCGATCTGCTTGAGCCGCTGCGCTCCCGTGCGGATCTGATCGTCGATACTTCCGAAATGTCGGTGCATGAACTGGCCGAGATGCTGCGTACCCGCCTGTTAGGTAAACGCGAGCGTGAATTGACGATGGTCTTTGAATCATTCGGCTTCAAACACGGTATCCCTATCGATGCCGATTACGTGTTTGACGTCCGCTTCCTGCCAAACCCGCACTGGGATCCGAAGCTGCGCCCCATGACCGGCCTCGATAAACCGGTTGCCGCCTTCCTCGATCGCCATACGGAAGTGCATAACTTTATTTACCAGACGCGTAGCTATCTGGAGCTATGGTTGCCGATGCTGGAAACCAATAACCGCAGCTATCTGACGGTAGCCATTGGTTGTACCGGCGGTAAGCATCGCTCGGTCTATATTGCCGAACAGCTGGCTGACTACTTCCGTTCGCGCGGTAAGAACGTGCAATCTCGTCACCGGACGCTGGAAAAACGTAAATCATGA
- the ptsN gene encoding PTS IIA-like nitrogen regulatory protein PtsN has translation MMNNDSALQLSNVLNQDCTRSQVHCQSKKRALEIISELAAKQLGLPPQVVFEAILTREKMGSTGIGNGIAIPHGKLEEDTLRAVGVFVQLETPIAFDAIDNQPVDLLFALLVPADQTKTHLHTLSLVAKRLADKTICRRLRAAVSDEELYEIITEAGSSDDA, from the coding sequence ATGATGAACAACGATTCCGCTCTACAACTGAGCAATGTCCTTAACCAGGATTGTACCCGTAGCCAGGTTCACTGCCAGAGCAAGAAACGCGCGCTGGAAATTATCAGCGAACTGGCGGCGAAGCAGCTAGGTTTACCGCCTCAGGTGGTCTTTGAAGCGATCCTGACCCGTGAAAAAATGGGCAGTACCGGGATCGGCAACGGCATTGCGATCCCTCACGGCAAGCTTGAAGAGGATACCCTGCGCGCCGTTGGCGTATTTGTGCAGTTGGAAACGCCGATCGCCTTCGATGCGATCGACAATCAGCCGGTCGATCTGCTGTTTGCGCTACTGGTGCCGGCCGATCAAACCAAAACCCATCTGCATACGCTCTCGCTGGTCGCCAAACGTCTGGCGGACAAAACCATCTGCCGTCGCCTGCGCGCTGCGGTGAGCGATGAAGAGTTGTATGAGATCATCACCGAAGCAGGAAGCAGCGATGACGCTTAA
- the hpf gene encoding ribosome hibernation promoting factor → MQLNITGHNVEITPAMRDFVTTKFSKLEQFFDRINQVYIVLKVEKVTQIADANLHVNGGEIHASAEGQDMYAAIDGLIDKLARQLTKHKDKLKQH, encoded by the coding sequence ATGCAGCTCAACATTACAGGACACAACGTCGAGATCACTCCCGCCATGCGCGACTTCGTCACTACGAAGTTCAGCAAACTGGAGCAGTTTTTCGATAGGATCAACCAGGTCTATATTGTGTTAAAAGTAGAGAAGGTGACGCAAATCGCGGACGCCAATTTGCATGTCAACGGTGGCGAAATCCATGCCAGTGCGGAAGGGCAGGATATGTATGCTGCTATCGATGGTCTTATCGATAAGCTGGCAAGACAGTTAACAAAACATAAAGATAAACTGAAACAACACTAA
- the kdsC gene encoding 3-deoxy-manno-octulosonate-8-phosphatase KdsC: MNNADAQVDTCYGPVSQEFIDRAAKIRLLILDVDGVLSDGLIYMGNNGEELKAFNVRDGYGIRCALTSGIEVAIITGRKAKLVEDRCQTLGITHLYQGQSDKLLAFRELLSKLAVRPDEVAYIGDDLIDWPVMAEVGLSVAVADAHPLLLPRANYVTRINGGRGAVREVCDLLLLAQGKLDEAKGQSI; the protein is encoded by the coding sequence ATGAATAATGCTGATGCCCAGGTCGACACCTGCTACGGGCCGGTAAGCCAGGAGTTTATCGACCGGGCGGCGAAGATCCGTTTACTGATCCTCGACGTCGACGGCGTGCTTTCCGACGGTCTTATCTATATGGGCAACAACGGCGAAGAGCTGAAAGCGTTTAACGTCCGCGATGGCTACGGGATCCGCTGCGCGCTGACTTCCGGTATTGAAGTCGCGATTATTACCGGGCGAAAAGCTAAACTGGTAGAAGACCGCTGCCAGACGCTGGGCATTACGCATCTGTATCAAGGTCAGTCCGATAAGCTGTTGGCGTTTCGTGAATTATTAAGCAAACTGGCGGTTCGCCCGGATGAAGTCGCTTATATTGGCGACGATCTGATCGACTGGCCGGTAATGGCGGAAGTCGGTTTAAGCGTCGCCGTCGCCGATGCGCATCCGCTGCTACTCCCGCGGGCGAATTACGTCACGCGAATTAACGGCGGACGCGGCGCGGTACGCGAAGTCTGCGATTTGTTACTATTGGCGCAGGGCAAGCTTGATGAGGCCAAAGGGCAATCAATATGA
- the npr gene encoding PTS phosphocarrier protein NPr, with the protein MTVKQTVEITNKLGMHARPAMKLFELMQNFDAEVLLRNDEGTEAEANSVIALLMLDSAKGRQIEVEASGPQEVEALAAVIALFNAGFDED; encoded by the coding sequence ATGACCGTCAAGCAAACCGTTGAAATCACCAACAAGCTGGGCATGCACGCGCGCCCGGCAATGAAGCTTTTCGAGCTGATGCAGAATTTCGATGCGGAAGTGTTGCTACGCAACGACGAAGGCACCGAAGCGGAAGCCAACAGCGTTATCGCCCTGCTGATGCTGGATTCCGCCAAAGGACGCCAAATTGAGGTTGAGGCCAGCGGCCCGCAGGAAGTCGAAGCGCTGGCGGCGGTGATTGCGCTGTTCAACGCCGGGTTTGATGAAGACTAA
- the lptB gene encoding LPS export ABC transporter ATP-binding protein, with protein sequence MATLTAKNLAKAYKGRRVVEDVSLTVNSGEIVGLLGPNGAGKTTTFYMVVGIVPRDAGNIIIDDEDISLLPLHARARRGIGYLPQEASIFRRLSVYDNLMAVLQIRDDLSSEQREDRAKELMEEFHIEHLRDSLGQALSGGERRRVEIARALAANPKFILLDEPFAGVDPISVIDIKRIIEHLRDSGLGVLITDHNVRETLAVCERAYIVSQGHLIAHGTPQQILEDEQVKRVYLGEDFRL encoded by the coding sequence ATGGCAACATTAACTGCAAAAAATCTCGCCAAAGCCTACAAAGGCCGCCGCGTGGTGGAAGACGTCAGCCTGACCGTCAACTCCGGTGAAATCGTCGGCCTGCTGGGCCCGAACGGCGCCGGTAAGACCACCACCTTTTATATGGTGGTAGGCATCGTGCCGCGCGACGCCGGCAACATCATCATTGACGATGAAGATATCAGCCTGCTGCCGCTACATGCCCGCGCGCGCCGCGGCATCGGTTACCTGCCGCAGGAAGCCTCTATTTTCCGCCGCCTGAGCGTCTACGATAATCTGATGGCGGTGCTACAGATCCGCGACGATCTCAGCAGCGAGCAGCGTGAAGATCGCGCTAAAGAGCTGATGGAAGAGTTCCACATTGAACACCTGCGCGATAGCCTGGGCCAGGCGCTCTCCGGCGGTGAACGCCGCCGCGTCGAAATCGCCCGCGCGCTGGCGGCGAACCCGAAATTCATCCTGCTGGATGAACCGTTCGCCGGGGTTGACCCTATCTCTGTTATCGATATTAAACGCATCATCGAACACCTGCGCGACAGCGGGCTGGGCGTACTCATTACTGACCATAACGTCAGGGAGACGCTGGCGGTCTGTGAACGAGCTTATATCGTGAGCCAGGGCCATCTCATCGCCCACGGCACCCCGCAGCAAATCCTTGAAGACGAGCAGGTTAAACGCGTGTACCTTGGGGAAGACTTCAGACTCTGA